Below is a genomic region from Nitrospinaceae bacterium.
CAGGTTTTTCACGGACGGGTTGCCGGGAATAAAAGCATCTTCATAATCAAATTCAGGGTCCACCATGTCCTTGGCGTGCATGAACTCATGAATGAGAAAAGCATCCAGCTCCAGCGCTTCTTCAGGGTTACTGAACCGGCTGGCCAAAACCCGCATCTCGATGATCGGCTTGTTGGAACTCCGCGCTAATACGTTGGACCCTTCATCCACCTTATTAATCGCTCTTTTAACGACAACCGCCTGAATCCTTTCCTCAAAATCCCTGGCAAGATCATAAGCGACTTTTCCCTCATCTTCTTCCTGAACTGCAACGGCGGAAGGAGGTTCGCTCTCGGTATTTTCCTGTTGAACTTCTGAGGGGTTTTGCTGGGGTGTCTGGCCGGGTTCTTCGGAGGGGGGATCTTCCTGAACCGCCTGTGGGATAGCCGGGGTTTGACTGATCGCTTTTCTCACGGTTCGCTGTCTCTTGGGTATCAAACCCACAGCCTCAAGCGATCGCAAAACGTGATCGCCCAACTTAATCTTTTCTATGAAGAAAATACGGTTAACCTTCTCGAAAGCTTCTTCGCGGTCATCTTCCGGTAACTCGTAGATGGGATCAGCCAGAGAATGATACTCATCATAATCCGCACGATAACCTGAACGTTCATGATGGTTCAGGTACCTGAATACGGCCTCTTCCATGAGTTGCGGGCTATAAGTTACTTTCATCTACCCTATCCGCTAAATTTGCAGCGATTTCACTGGTTAACATGGATTTCCGGCGCATCTTCCTACTTAGATGCTTCAAGTTATATTTAATTTCCAGTCGCTTGTCAAGAAAATACACTATATTTTTTGGGGAAAATCTGGGGAAAACTTTTGAATTTTCCTATTGATCTAGGATTTTAGCCCTGATTCACCCTCCAACTCAAAATGATAGCCTTAAATAATTGAAATCAAAGAGAATATATAATACGCCAACCTTCAATCCTGCCCAATTGCCACCGATTTCGCGAGAATTTCAAAGAAAGATCTCACGGGTTGCACTTTCACCCACAGCGTAAGGACCAGGAATTTATCCGACAACTCACCCTCATTTTACCCTGACAAGAAATTCAGAAAAATCGGAACTCCAATAGCCTCATCCCACAAGGACCTGAACCTACCTTATTTCTTGTCAACGGCATCTTTCAACTTGTCGATCTCCTGGATCGCATTCATCAGGTGTTCCGGTTCACCCAGCTCTTTTGCGACCTCGCGGGCTTTTTCAAGATATTTTTCTGCAGGATCTTTCCGGCTGACGATGGTTTCCATTCGCGCCAGCGTCAAGTAAAGCTGAACCAGATTCACCAGACTTTTTGCGGAGGAGAAATTTTCGCTGGCTTTATCGAAGTAATCTTCAGCTTCCTCAAAATACCCTTCCTTAAATTTCAAATTTCCAAGATAGGTCAAATCCTGCGCCATCCCTATCTTGTCGCCAATCTCTTCGGTCAATTCCAATGCCTTCAGATATTGCTTTTCGGCTTCCTCCCTTTCCCCGTTGCTAAAACTAAGGTTCCCCAGGTTGCGGTAATCCGCCGCCAATTCCTTTTTATCGCCCTTCTTTTTTGAAATGTCGAAAGATTCCTGAAATTTCGCCTGAGCCCTTTCCTTATAACCCCGGCCCATAAAAAAGTTTCCCAGGGCTCTCAGGTCAAAGCAGATTTCCTCTGGATCTTTCAGGGCTCTGGATTGACCCAGGGCCTTTTCCAGGAATTTCTCCTGTTTCTGCCGGTCTTTGATCTCATTGTAAATATTAGCGAGATTCCTCGAATCATAGCAGGCGGTCCGCGGGTCCTTGAGTTCCTCAGCAATTTCGAAGGCCTTAGAGGCGTATTTTTCCGCCTGCGTCCAATTCTCCCTCTGTACGTATAAAGTGCAAAGGTTCCTGTTATCTTCGCCCATCTCCTGTTTATTGCTGTTTTTAGTATTGATTTCCAGAGCTTTTAAATAATTCTGCTCCGCTCCCGCCCAGTCCGTTTTCTGCAAACACATATCGCCCAGATTTCGATAATCGCTGACCACGCCTGCAAGATTCCCCAGCTTTTGATTCAGCTGGACGGATTTTCGCAGGGTCTTCTCTGCCGGCTCGACCTTACCCAGTTTCATCTGGGCTTTGGCGCGATCCCGGTATAATTCGGAGAGGCTCCGATGGTCCTGCAAATCTTCTTTTATTTTTATGGCTTTAGAATAACTTTCCTCAGCTGATTTGGAATCGTCATTTTCAAATTGGATATTGCCCAGGTTCGCCAGTGTCTCGCCGGCTCCCGCTTCATCCTTTATATTTTCCTGAAGCGCAACCACCTGCTTGAATATTTCAATGGAAGGCTCAAGTTCCTGAGACAAGAAATGAACATTCCCCAACTCACTCATGAGGGCGATTTTCAACTTGTCGTCTTTTTCAGTTTCAGGTTTTTTAAGTTCTTCCTGCAATTCCTTCTTGCGGCGGCTCAAGTATTCGGGTTGGCTCATGATGTACACGAGCTTTTCCTGAACCTGCTGGACGCTTTTGGCGTCCTTCATCGCATCGAACAGGGAGCTGGCGTGGCTCAGACAGCCTTCAGCTTTTTCCAGATCGCCGATTTTAATATAAATATCCCCTAGTATTTCGCACTCCTGAGCGATTCCAGGGCGGTTTTCAAGTTTTTCCATAAGCTCAAGGGACTTACTATGATTCATCCCCGCCGCATCCCAGTCCTCTTGCAACGCTTTAACGTTTCCCAGGTTGGAATAGCTCCGGGCTTCTCCCAATACATCATCCAGATCTTCCATGATTTTTAGAGATTGGTTGTAGTAATCCCAGGCTTGGTCCAGGTTTTTCTTGTGCATGCAAATATTGCCCAGACTGCCGAGCAGATAAGACTGGCGCCTTTTATCCTGCCCCTCCTCCACCAGAGTGAGGGCTTTTTTATAGTTTTCTTCGGCCAAATCGAAATTTTTTGGGTCGCCGGACAATCCGATTTGCAGGTAGGTGGTGGCCAGGTTTCCATAACAGACCCCGGCGGAATGCTTGTCTCCAAGATCCTCAAAAATCGCGATGGAATGTTGAATGGTTTCTGCCACCTTATCCATTCGAGCGCTTTTGTAATAGATCTCTTCCAAATCCTGATACTTTTTAAGCAATTCCCGTTTTTCGCCTGTTTTGGCGATTTTTTTTATTTCAGTCAACAAACCCTCTTCCTTATTTTTGAGGTAACCGGGATGTTTCTCAATGGAATCGGCTTTTTCCTGCAACTGCCGAATTTTCTCCTGGTCTTTTGCGCTGTCCAGACAGTCCCGGGCCTTGGTGAAGTAATCCCTGGCCGTATCAAACGCTTCCCGCTTTAGATGAACGTTGCCCAGATACTCATAGTAAAGGCCCTGACCATGAGAGTCGTCTTGCTTCACCATCAACTCTAAAGCTTTCTTATAATTTTCTTCCGCCTTCTCCAGGCTTCCCAGATAAAGATAAACGCTCCCCAGGTTTCCCAACGAACTCTCGATACCTTTGACATCCTCCGCTTTTTCCATCAACGCCAGGGATTTGGAATAATAATCTTCCGCCATGTCGAGACGCCGGTTTTGAAAACAGATATTGCCCAGATTTCCCAGCACATAGGCCTGCCCGACCTCATCCCCCGACTTCCCCATCAGATTGAGGGCTTTCAGAAAATTAGATTCCGCCTCTTGAAGGTTGTTGTTTTCCAGGCTGGCAAAAGCCAGTTGTTCAAATTTTTTGCCGTCATCCATCGGGTTCATTATCCTTTAAAGTTTTTATGGAACAATTCGCTCCCAACCTCCCCACGAGAACGGGGCGTGTCGAAACGCACGCGGGCCTAACAAAACAATATTTTAATTCTTGTTTGATGTTTCAGGATTATATTGGCAATGTCGGCAGGATGTCAACACGCGGTTATTCTTTGGCAAATCCGGTTTCCTGCGATAACTTTGATCCTAAGGGCAAGGGATATCAGGCTTCACCGGGAGACAGATCCCGTCATCACAAACGATTGCTTGCTGATCGATGTTCACAATGTTTCAACCCTTTGATTTTTGGAGGATCCTTGCTCAAGCTATCTCACCGTTTCAATGCCGACGGCTAAATCTTCATCTTCATCGGGCCCCTTGATATTTCCGTCCAAGCCCTTTATCCTGCGGGTCATCCTGAGGCTCCCCATGAGATGCTCGTTGCATTTGATACAAATCCATCCTTCCCCTGAAAAGATCCAGCATTCATATTCCACCCATTCCTGCGCCTCCTCTTCGCTGTCGCAATACTCCCCATTTTGCAGACAGTCTTTGGCAACTTTGGTTTGACACTCGACTGAATATTGGTTATTTTTCCTAAGGATGAATGTGGGTTCTTCCTGTCTATTTTCCTCATTCATATCCCTTCCTCTCAAATGGAAATCAACGAAGCTGTCTAAAGTGGCATTATACTAAAGGTGGTATTTGTTAGGTAGAGGCAGAGTGAAATATTTACCCCGTTCGTGGAAAACAAACTGTTTATCCCCAAATGGGCGCAAATCTGCTCCAAGGTCCTCGGTTTTAATTGCAAATGGAATCCGGCCAACCTTCCACTAGGCCGCGAAATGGCCAGGCTTTCCCTATATTTGAAAATTTCCAGTGAATGTTTCAGCTCACGCATTCTAAATGGCAAAGCACCCGGACTTTATAAATAGAGAAGGGCAAACCCGTTTTAAGCCGCAATTTTAATTTTAATGTAATCTTTTTATCTGACCAGGGAATAAAGTTTCGAACAGGAAATCTAAATCAGGAAATAAGACCCCTTATGAGGAAAATTTTATGCTCAAACTAAATTTCAATATCAAACTTTTTATAGTTTCCCTTCTAACTGTCTTGGGACTCAGCGCTTGCGCAACCCATGGCCCCGCTCACACCGGATTTTTAAGCGATTACTCAAAATTGCAGAAAAATCCGGATACTGAAGGATCGAGGATTTACTTCAATCCCGATAAATCTTTGAAAAATTATTCCCGGTTCATAATAAACCCGGTTCAAGTGAGGTTATCCTCTAAGGGGAAAATGTGGAATGTTAAAAAAGACCAATTGCACGCTATCTCCCAGTATGTTCATGACCAATTTGTCTCTGAATTGACTAAAAGCAATTACAATATCGTCAATACGCCAGGTCCCGAAACCTTAATTCTGCGGGTTGCCATTACGGAAGTCGCTCCAACCCGAATGATAAATCGGCATAGCAGTATGATGGTCGGCGGTATCAGCTTAGGCGGTGCTTCAGGGGAGGCGGAATTGATCGATGCGCTTACAGGAGACGTGGTGGTGGCCGCAGTAGAGTCTCAGAAGGGTGAAAAGGGGTTTAACGGGTTGACGAAATACGGAAATGCTAAAAATGTAATGGACCGATGGGTCAAAAGACTCATCATCCGGATGGATCAAGAACATGGCAAAACCCGGAATTAGACGATAAATGATGGACTTGAACGGCCTGGCTCCCTTTCAATAAATCAGAATTGAATGGAATAGCACCGCGAACCCTGCATCACAACTAAAGGTGAGAATTGTGTGGGAGTGGCAGGGTCAGGTACTTGCCACGTTCATGGAAAATGAATTCTTTGTCCTGTAAATCCTGAAGCGCTTCGTGTACAGCATCCGCCTCCACTTTGTTCGGCGCGGATTTTTCCTCCACATGAGCGCAAATCTTCTCCAGGGCCATCGGCTTTTCATTGCAGTAGGCAAGTATCCAGGCCGGAAGCCCTTCAAAACGGGTTTTTGTGGGTTCGTTCACCGACCGGCCATCGTACACGGTCACAAAATCCAGGGATTTGGTGAAAAACAGAAAGGGAACCTGCTCCGATTCGTGGCGGCGTCTCCATTCCGAGACGGTTTCCTTTAACTTCAGGCTGAATTGCGGGCTGACCTGGTTTTCCGATTCGAACTCGAAGTCGTAGGCGATTTTCATCAAATCCAACTGTTTTCCGTCATAAACATAAGGGTAAGCCTCGCCGGGGCCTTTGATGGTGACGCCGTAGTCACCGGGCCGGGTGAAATACGGACTGAACCGTTCCAGCCAGAGATCCCCAACGCCAATGGGGGGCTGAAGGTGAGTCAACGATTGCAGAATATCGATTTGCTTTTGGTAATCTTCGTCGATCTCGCCGGGAAACCCGGTCAGAATGTTCCAGGTCACATCGATTCCGTAATACAGCGCCCACTTCAGGAAAAAAATGTTCTGCATGGGGCGCACGCCCTTATCCATGTCGTTCAACTGGTTCGTGCTGAAGCTCTCGATTCCCGGTTGAATCACGTTGACGCCGCCTAAGGCGAGGGTTTTGATCTGCTGTTTGTTCAGGTTGCTTTTCACCTCGATAAAAAACTGCAGGTCGTAATTTTCCTTCGCGAATTCCTGGAAAACCCCGTCGATGTAACTCAGCTCGAGGATATTGTCCACCAACCGGAAGCGGAAGGTGTCATAGCGTTTGGAGAGTTCCGAGATATCCGAATGGACTTGTTCGATGCTCCTCGCCCTGAACTTCATCGTGGACGCGTTCAGCCCGCAAAAGGTGCAGTGATGCTTCTCGCCCCACCAGCAGCCACGGGCGGTCTCATAAAGAACGATGGGGTTTTCCAACAGCTGGGAGCCAGGATCGATGGCTTTCAATTGCTGAAAATAATCGTCATAATCCGGCGGACCGTATTCCTCAAAGCTTTGGAACATTTCCGAGCTTTCGCGGTGCAGGATTTCCCCGTCCTTGCGGTAGACGACTCCGCCGGGAATCTCACCGCCATTTTGCAGGGCTTGCATCAGTTGCGGCAGAATGGGCTCCGCTTCGCCCTGCACCACGTAATCGATCCAGTCAAAGGCACGAAAATATTCCAGCCCCATTTCGGAATCGAAATTCGAACCGCCGAACAGAATTTTAATGTCAGGATATTTTTCCTTGATGCCTTTAGCCAGGGTCACGCTGGCCAGGTTCTGATTGAAGGTGGACGTGAAACCCACAGCCGAAAACTGACCCCAGTCCACCGACTCCACCGCCCATTGAAGAAACTCCGGAACCATTTTCTCCTTCACATCCAGCAAATATTGCACCGGGCGGTCGATGGATTGGCAGACATCATTTACGTGGTTATCAAAGTGACGGGTGTATTCGCGGTTGCCCTCGGCATCTCCGAACAGAGGGTGAGAAAACAGCCATTCGCCGATCAGGAACCGCTTTTCGCAAAGTTCGTTATAAACCGGCATTCCCAACTGATGAGCGAATTGCAGGTTGAAGTAAAAACTCGTCACCTCGTGCCCGTGACTCTTGAGCAGGGTGGAGAGCGTCCCCAGTTGAATCGAGGGATAAATATGAAAGCCAAACGGCATATTTACTAACGCGGTTCGAAACGGCATGTTTGAATTTTAGCAATTCACTCCAAACAAATCACAATAAAATTGGGTTTTTAGATTTAATTTAGGTATTTGTCCGATTTTAAACTTGGAAAGGAACTATCCCCACCCTGAACAATTAAGTTTAGCTAAATGGTCTACAATGCCATTTGACATTGTGGTATTACCTAATATTACCGAGATTTAAAGCCTGCAATTGACTAGATCGTGCAACCGCGTTTTATAAAGGGCTAAGACATTAGAAAGCGTGCAAAATGAGACGGGCGTACTATCAAAATAATATTTTTAATTTTTTAAAAGTTAGAGAAGAAGAAATTATTGGCGAGCTTACAAGAAATCACCATTTTACACTCGAGATCATGCAGAAAAATGCATGGATTGAGCAGATTGCTAATCTGAAAGATCAGCTCAGCGATTTTCAGGATGGGGATGTATTCTTCGAGTTTTCAATTCCTAGGATGGGTAAGCGTGTTGATGTTCTGCTTTTAATTAATGGGGTGGTTTTTGTTCTCGAATACAAAGCAGGTTCAAAAAAGTATGAGCAGTATGCCATAGATCAAGCCTTAGACTATGCACTCGACCTAAAAAACTTCCATGAGGGCAGTCATCAAAAACATATTGTCCCTGTGGTTGTTTGCACGAAAGCTCCTGAACAAGCGAATAGAATTAGCTGGTATATAGATAATATAGCGTTACCACTGTTTTCTAACGGAGCGGACTTGAGAAAAGTTATCCAGCAAGCTCTTACGGAAATCCCAAGACAAGAATGTATTGATAGAAAAAGATTGAGCGATATACCCGCATACGATCTTTCTGATATTCCCCCAGAGGGCCTTAATGCTCGTGAATGGGCTAACAGTGGATATAAGCCAACTCCCACCATTGTTGAGGCAGCACAAGCTTTATATCAGGGACATTCAGTTGATGAAATATCGCGTTCCGATGCTGGCGCTAAAAACCTCACTCATACTTCCGATTGTATCTCTGAGATTATTGAACACTCAAAAGAACATGGAAAGAAATCTATTTGCTTTGTTACCGGGGTACCCGGAGCAGGAAAAACTCTTGCCGGATTGAATATCTCCACACGCGAGGTTGATGGAACCACAGAAGAACATGCTGTTTTCCTTTCTGGCAATGGCCCTCTTGTGTCAGTTTTAAGAGAAGCACTTGCTAGGGATGAAGTCTCACGTGCCAAGGCAGAAGAAAAATCAATTTCCAAAAAAGAGGCGAAGCAAAAAGTAAGCGCTTTTATTCAGAACATTCACCATTTTAGAGATGAGGGCCTTAAGTCAGATGCTGCTCCAATAGAGCACGTTGTAGTATTTGATGAAGCACAAAGAGCCTGGAATCAGGTGCAGGCCGAAAAGTTTATGGTCCAGAAAAAAGGCGTCTCTGAGTTTGATATGTCTGAGCCTGAGTTTTTGATTAGCCTTATGGATCGCAAGCAAGACTGGTGCACAATTGTTTGTCTTATAGGCGGTGGTCAAGAAATCAACACAGGGGAAGCAGGTTTAATTGAATGGTTCAATGCCTTAGAAAAACGTTTTCAACATTGGGACGTTTATCATTCTGGACAACTGAAGAATAAGAATTATAGTTGGGGCCAAAATTTGAGATATAAACTTGCTAAATTCAATACCATGGAGAAAGAAGCATTGCATTTAGCTATTTCAATACGCTCATATAGAGCTGAAAAACTCTCTGACTTTGTAGGCGCCATTGTAGATGGTAATGCCCAACAGGCTAATAATATTTATTCTTCGTTGGACGCCTATCCCTTAGCACTCACAAGGAACTTAAGCGAGGCAAGAGATTGGCTAAGGCAGCAAGCCAGGGGGACGGAGCGTTTTGGGCTAGTAGCATCCTCTGGAGCTATAAGGCTAAAACCTGAGGGAATTACAATAAAGTCGAAAGTTGACCCTGTAACTTGGTTTCTCAATGGTAAAGAAGACATTCGATCGTCCTATTATTTGGAGGATGTCGTCACAGAGTTTGATATCCAGGGGCTAGAGCTCGATTGGACCGGTGTTTG
It encodes:
- a CDS encoding RiPP maturation radical SAM protein 1; amino-acid sequence: MPFRTALVNMPFGFHIYPSIQLGTLSTLLKSHGHEVTSFYFNLQFAHQLGMPVYNELCEKRFLIGEWLFSHPLFGDAEGNREYTRHFDNHVNDVCQSIDRPVQYLLDVKEKMVPEFLQWAVESVDWGQFSAVGFTSTFNQNLASVTLAKGIKEKYPDIKILFGGSNFDSEMGLEYFRAFDWIDYVVQGEAEPILPQLMQALQNGGEIPGGVVYRKDGEILHRESSEMFQSFEEYGPPDYDDYFQQLKAIDPGSQLLENPIVLYETARGCWWGEKHHCTFCGLNASTMKFRARSIEQVHSDISELSKRYDTFRFRLVDNILELSYIDGVFQEFAKENYDLQFFIEVKSNLNKQQIKTLALGGVNVIQPGIESFSTNQLNDMDKGVRPMQNIFFLKWALYYGIDVTWNILTGFPGEIDEDYQKQIDILQSLTHLQPPIGVGDLWLERFSPYFTRPGDYGVTIKGPGEAYPYVYDGKQLDLMKIAYDFEFESENQVSPQFSLKLKETVSEWRRRHESEQVPFLFFTKSLDFVTVYDGRSVNEPTKTRFEGLPAWILAYCNEKPMALEKICAHVEEKSAPNKVEADAVHEALQDLQDKEFIFHERGKYLTLPLPHNSHL